Proteins encoded in a region of the Odocoileus virginianus isolate 20LAN1187 ecotype Illinois chromosome 9, Ovbor_1.2, whole genome shotgun sequence genome:
- the ADRM1 gene encoding proteasomal ubiquitin receptor ADRM1 isoform X2, translating to MTTSGALFPSLVPGSRGSSNKYLVEFRAGKMSLKGTTVTPDKRKGLVYIQQTDDSLIHFCWKDRTSGNVEDDLIIFPDDCEFKRVPQCPSGRVYVLKFKAGSKRLFFWMQEPKTDQDEEHCRKVNEYLNNPPMPGALGASGSGGHELSALGGEGGLQSLLGNMSHSQLMQLIGPAGLGGLGGLGALTGPGLASLLGSGGPPASSSSSSSRSQSAAVTPSSTTSSTRATPAPSAPAAASATSPSPAPSSGDGASTAASPAQPIQLSDLQSILATMSVPAGPGSGQQVDLASVLTPEIMAPILANADVQERLLPYLPSGESLPQTAEEIQNTLTSPQFQQALGMFSAALASGQLGPLMCQFGLPAEAVEAANKGDVEAFAKAMQNSASPEQQEGDGKDKKDEEEDMSLD from the exons ATGACGACTTCAGGAGCTCTGTTTCCAAGCCTGGTGCCAGGCTCCCGTGGGTCCTCCAACAAGTATTTGGTGGAGTTTCGGGCTGGAAAAATGTCATTAAAAGGAACTACCGTCACCCCAGATAAACGGAAAGGGCTTGTGTACATTCAGCAGACGGATGACTCCCTCATTCACTTTTGCTGGAAAGACAGGACATCGGGGAACGTGGAGGAT GATCTGATCATCTTTCCCGATGACTGTGAGTTCAAGCGCGTGCCACAGTGCCCCAGCGGGAGGGTCTACGTGCTCAAGTTTAAGGCAGGGTCCAAACGACTCTTCTTCTGGATGCAG GAGCCCAAGACAGACCAGGATGAGGAGCACTGCCGGAAAGTCAACGAGTATCTGAACAACCCGCCGATGCCCGGAGCCCTGGGGGCGAGTGGGAGCGGAGGCCACGAGCTGTCTGCGCTGGGCG GGGAGGGTGGCCTGCAGAGCCTGCTGGGGAAcatgagccacagccagctcatGCAGCTCATCGGACCTGCCGGCCTCGGAGGACTGG GTGGCCTGGGGGCCCTGACAGGGCCAGGCCTGGCCAGCTTACTGGGGAGCGGAGGGCCTCCGGCAAGCAGCTCTTCATCCAG CTCCCGGAGCCAGTCAGCAGCGGTCACCCcgtcctccaccacctcctccacTCGAGCCACCCCAGCCCCTTCTGCTCCAGCAGCTGCCTCAGCGACCAGCCCAAGCCCCGCGCCAAGCTCAGGTGACGGAGCCAGCACAGCAGCCAGCCCCGCCCAGCCCATCCAGCTCAGCGACCTGCAGAGCATCCTGGCCACCATGAGTGTGCCGGCCGGGCCAGGAAGCGGCCAACAAG TTGACCTAGCCAGCGTGCTGACACCGGAGATCATGGCCCCCATCCTTGCCAATGCGGATGTCCAGGAACGCCTGCTGCCCTACCTGCCATCAGGGGAGTCCCTGCCACAGACCGCGGAGGAGATCCAGAACACGCTGACCTCACCCCAGTTCCAGCAG GCCCTCGGCATGTTCAGTGCGGCCTTGGCCTCGGGGCAGCTGGGCCCCCTCATGTGCCAGTTTGGGCTGCCCGCGGAGGCTGTGGAGGCCGCCAACAAGGGTG
- the ADRM1 gene encoding proteasomal ubiquitin receptor ADRM1 isoform X1, which yields MHRMTTSGALFPSLVPGSRGSSNKYLVEFRAGKMSLKGTTVTPDKRKGLVYIQQTDDSLIHFCWKDRTSGNVEDDLIIFPDDCEFKRVPQCPSGRVYVLKFKAGSKRLFFWMQEPKTDQDEEHCRKVNEYLNNPPMPGALGASGSGGHELSALGGEGGLQSLLGNMSHSQLMQLIGPAGLGGLGGLGALTGPGLASLLGSGGPPASSSSSSSRSQSAAVTPSSTTSSTRATPAPSAPAAASATSPSPAPSSGDGASTAASPAQPIQLSDLQSILATMSVPAGPGSGQQVDLASVLTPEIMAPILANADVQERLLPYLPSGESLPQTAEEIQNTLTSPQFQQALGMFSAALASGQLGPLMCQFGLPAEAVEAANKGDVEAFAKAMQNSASPEQQEGDGKDKKDEEEDMSLD from the exons ATGCACAG GATGACGACTTCAGGAGCTCTGTTTCCAAGCCTGGTGCCAGGCTCCCGTGGGTCCTCCAACAAGTATTTGGTGGAGTTTCGGGCTGGAAAAATGTCATTAAAAGGAACTACCGTCACCCCAGATAAACGGAAAGGGCTTGTGTACATTCAGCAGACGGATGACTCCCTCATTCACTTTTGCTGGAAAGACAGGACATCGGGGAACGTGGAGGAT GATCTGATCATCTTTCCCGATGACTGTGAGTTCAAGCGCGTGCCACAGTGCCCCAGCGGGAGGGTCTACGTGCTCAAGTTTAAGGCAGGGTCCAAACGACTCTTCTTCTGGATGCAG GAGCCCAAGACAGACCAGGATGAGGAGCACTGCCGGAAAGTCAACGAGTATCTGAACAACCCGCCGATGCCCGGAGCCCTGGGGGCGAGTGGGAGCGGAGGCCACGAGCTGTCTGCGCTGGGCG GGGAGGGTGGCCTGCAGAGCCTGCTGGGGAAcatgagccacagccagctcatGCAGCTCATCGGACCTGCCGGCCTCGGAGGACTGG GTGGCCTGGGGGCCCTGACAGGGCCAGGCCTGGCCAGCTTACTGGGGAGCGGAGGGCCTCCGGCAAGCAGCTCTTCATCCAG CTCCCGGAGCCAGTCAGCAGCGGTCACCCcgtcctccaccacctcctccacTCGAGCCACCCCAGCCCCTTCTGCTCCAGCAGCTGCCTCAGCGACCAGCCCAAGCCCCGCGCCAAGCTCAGGTGACGGAGCCAGCACAGCAGCCAGCCCCGCCCAGCCCATCCAGCTCAGCGACCTGCAGAGCATCCTGGCCACCATGAGTGTGCCGGCCGGGCCAGGAAGCGGCCAACAAG TTGACCTAGCCAGCGTGCTGACACCGGAGATCATGGCCCCCATCCTTGCCAATGCGGATGTCCAGGAACGCCTGCTGCCCTACCTGCCATCAGGGGAGTCCCTGCCACAGACCGCGGAGGAGATCCAGAACACGCTGACCTCACCCCAGTTCCAGCAG GCCCTCGGCATGTTCAGTGCGGCCTTGGCCTCGGGGCAGCTGGGCCCCCTCATGTGCCAGTTTGGGCTGCCCGCGGAGGCTGTGGAGGCCGCCAACAAGGGTG